One segment of Gasterosteus aculeatus chromosome 3, fGasAcu3.hap1.1, whole genome shotgun sequence DNA contains the following:
- the LOC120815987 gene encoding WD repeat-containing protein 48 isoform X2 produces the protein MATHHRQNAAGRRKVQVSYVIRDEVEKYNRNGVNALQLDPALNRLFTAGRDSIIRIWSVYQHKDPYIASMEHHTDWVNDIVLCCNGKTLISASSDTTVKVWNAHKGFCMSTLRTHKDYVKALAYAKDKELVASAGLDRQIFLWDVNTLTALTASNNTVTTSSLSGNKDSIYSLAMNQMGTVIVSGSTEKVLRVWDPRTCAKLMKLKGHTDNVKSLLLNRDGTQCLSGSSDGTIRLWTLGQQRCIATYRVHDEGVWALQVNEAFTHVYSGGRDKKIYCTDLRNPDIRVLICEEKAPVLKMELDRSADPPPAIWVSTTKSSVNKWSLKGMHNFRSSGEYDNDCTTPLTPLCTQPEQVIKGGASIIQCHILNDKRHILTKDTNNNVAFWDVLKACKGEDLGKVEFDEEIKKRFKMVYVPNWFSVDLKTGMLTITLDESDCFAAWVSAKDAGFSSSDGSDPKLNLGGLLLQALLEFWPRTRINPMDEDENEGIHVNGEQENRVQKGNGYFQVPPHTPVIFGEAGGRTLFRLLCRDSGGETESMLLNETVPQWVIDITVDKNMPKFNKIPFYLQPHSSSGAKTLKKDRLSASDMLQVRKVMEHVYEKIINLDNESQTTSSSANDKPGEQEKEEDMAMLAEEKIELMCQDQVLDPNMDLRTVKHFIWKSGGDLTLHYRQKST, from the exons ATGGCCACGCATCACAGGCAAAATGCTGCTGGGCGGAGAAAAGTACAG gTGTCTTATGTCATTCGGGATGAGGTGGAGAAGTACAATCGGAATGGGGTGAACGCACTGCAGCTGGACCCAGCGCTGAACCGCCTCTTCACCGCTGGGAGAGACTCCATCATCCGGATATGGAGTGTCTACCAGCATAAA GACCCATACATCGCCTCGATGGAGCATCATACCGACTGGGTTAATGACATAGTTCTCTGTTGCAATGGCAAAACGC TGATATCGGCCTCGTCAGATACAACAGTCAAAGTATGGAACGCGCATAAGGGCTTCTGTATGTCAACGTTACGAACACACAAGGACTACGTGAAAGCTCTGGCATACGCTAAGGACAAGGAGCTCGTGGCGTCAGCAGGTCTCGACCGGCAGATCTTTCTTTGGGATGTGAACACGCTAACGGCCCTCACCGCTTCCAACAACACCGTAACCA CCTCTTCACTCAGTGGGAACAAGGACTCCATCTACAGTCTGGCTATGAACCAGATGGGTACAGTCATTGTATCTGGATCCACAGAAAAG GTCCTGAGAGTGTGGGATCCTCGAACATGCGCTAAACTGATGAAGCTAAAAGGCCACACGGACAACGTGAAGTCGTTGCTGCTGAATCGTGACGGCACTCAA TGCCTGTCCGGCAGCTCCGACGGGACCATCCGCCTGTGGACCCTCGGCCAGCAGAGGTGCATCGCCACGTACCGGGTGCACGATGAAGGCGTCTGGGCCCTGCAGGTCAACGAGGCCTTCACACACGTCTACTCTGGAGGCCGAGACAAGAAGATCTACTGCACCGACCTCCGCAACCCAGACATCCGTGTGCTGATCTGCGAAGAGAAGGCCCCAGTGCTCAAA ATGGAACTGGACAGATCTGCTGACCCACCTCCAGCAATCTGGGTCTCCACCACCAAGTCATCCGTTAATAAATGG TCTCTGAAGGGAATGCACAACTTCCGGTCATCAGGGGAGTACGACAACGACTGCACTACCCCTCTGACGCCGCTGTGCACTCAGCCAGAACAAGTCATCAAGG GAGGCGCCAGTATCATACAGTGCCACATTCTGAACGACAAGAGACACATACTCACCAAAGATACCAACAACAACGTGGCCTTCTGGGACGTCCTGAAG GCTTGCAAGGGTGAAGACTTGGGGAAGGTGGAGTTCGATGAAGAGATTAAAAAGCGCTTCAAGATGGTCTACGTACCAAACTGGTTCTCTGTCGATCTTAAAACTGGG ATGCTCACCATCACGTTGGACGAGAGCGACTGCTTCGCTGCCTGGGTGTCTGCAAAGGACGCTGGCTTTTCAAGCTCCGATGGATCCGACCCGAAGC TGAACCTCGGTGGACTGCTGCTCCAGGCTCTGCTGGAGTTCTGGCCCAGGACTCGCATCAACCCCATGGACGAGGACGAGAACGAGGGGATCCACG TGAACGGAGAGCAGGAGAACCGGGTCCAGAAGGGAAACGGGTATTTCCAAGTGCCGCCACACACGCCCGTCATCTTTGGGGAAGCAGGAGGCAGAACTTTATTCAG GTTGCTATGTAGAGATTCAGGTGGAGAGACTGAGTCGATGCTGCTGAACGAGACGGTGCCGCAGTGGGTCATTGATATAACTGTAGAT AAAAATATGCCCAAGTTCAACAAAATCCCGTTCTACCTCCAGCCCCATTCTTCCTCCGGCGCGAAGACGCTGAAGAA GGATCGCCTCTCGGCCAGTGACATGCTCCAGGTGAGGAAGGTGATGGAGCATGTCTACGAGAAGATCATCAACCTGGACAACGAGTCGCAGACCACCAGCTCCTCGGCCAACGACAAGCCgggggagcaggagaaggaggaggacatggCCATGCTGGCAGAGGAGAAGATTGAACTAATGTGTCAAGACCAG GTTCTGGATCCCAACATGGACCTGCGAACAGTTAAACATTTCATCTGGAAGAGCGGGGGAGACTTGACGCTTCACTATAGGCAGAAGTCCACGTGA
- the LOC120815987 gene encoding WD repeat-containing protein 48 isoform X1, which translates to MATHHRQNAAGRRKVQVSYVIRDEVEKYNRNGVNALQLDPALNRLFTAGRDSIIRIWSVYQHKQDPYIASMEHHTDWVNDIVLCCNGKTLISASSDTTVKVWNAHKGFCMSTLRTHKDYVKALAYAKDKELVASAGLDRQIFLWDVNTLTALTASNNTVTTSSLSGNKDSIYSLAMNQMGTVIVSGSTEKVLRVWDPRTCAKLMKLKGHTDNVKSLLLNRDGTQCLSGSSDGTIRLWTLGQQRCIATYRVHDEGVWALQVNEAFTHVYSGGRDKKIYCTDLRNPDIRVLICEEKAPVLKMELDRSADPPPAIWVSTTKSSVNKWSLKGMHNFRSSGEYDNDCTTPLTPLCTQPEQVIKGGASIIQCHILNDKRHILTKDTNNNVAFWDVLKACKGEDLGKVEFDEEIKKRFKMVYVPNWFSVDLKTGMLTITLDESDCFAAWVSAKDAGFSSSDGSDPKLNLGGLLLQALLEFWPRTRINPMDEDENEGIHVNGEQENRVQKGNGYFQVPPHTPVIFGEAGGRTLFRLLCRDSGGETESMLLNETVPQWVIDITVDKNMPKFNKIPFYLQPHSSSGAKTLKKDRLSASDMLQVRKVMEHVYEKIINLDNESQTTSSSANDKPGEQEKEEDMAMLAEEKIELMCQDQVLDPNMDLRTVKHFIWKSGGDLTLHYRQKST; encoded by the exons ATGGCCACGCATCACAGGCAAAATGCTGCTGGGCGGAGAAAAGTACAG gTGTCTTATGTCATTCGGGATGAGGTGGAGAAGTACAATCGGAATGGGGTGAACGCACTGCAGCTGGACCCAGCGCTGAACCGCCTCTTCACCGCTGGGAGAGACTCCATCATCCGGATATGGAGTGTCTACCAGCATAAA CAGGACCCATACATCGCCTCGATGGAGCATCATACCGACTGGGTTAATGACATAGTTCTCTGTTGCAATGGCAAAACGC TGATATCGGCCTCGTCAGATACAACAGTCAAAGTATGGAACGCGCATAAGGGCTTCTGTATGTCAACGTTACGAACACACAAGGACTACGTGAAAGCTCTGGCATACGCTAAGGACAAGGAGCTCGTGGCGTCAGCAGGTCTCGACCGGCAGATCTTTCTTTGGGATGTGAACACGCTAACGGCCCTCACCGCTTCCAACAACACCGTAACCA CCTCTTCACTCAGTGGGAACAAGGACTCCATCTACAGTCTGGCTATGAACCAGATGGGTACAGTCATTGTATCTGGATCCACAGAAAAG GTCCTGAGAGTGTGGGATCCTCGAACATGCGCTAAACTGATGAAGCTAAAAGGCCACACGGACAACGTGAAGTCGTTGCTGCTGAATCGTGACGGCACTCAA TGCCTGTCCGGCAGCTCCGACGGGACCATCCGCCTGTGGACCCTCGGCCAGCAGAGGTGCATCGCCACGTACCGGGTGCACGATGAAGGCGTCTGGGCCCTGCAGGTCAACGAGGCCTTCACACACGTCTACTCTGGAGGCCGAGACAAGAAGATCTACTGCACCGACCTCCGCAACCCAGACATCCGTGTGCTGATCTGCGAAGAGAAGGCCCCAGTGCTCAAA ATGGAACTGGACAGATCTGCTGACCCACCTCCAGCAATCTGGGTCTCCACCACCAAGTCATCCGTTAATAAATGG TCTCTGAAGGGAATGCACAACTTCCGGTCATCAGGGGAGTACGACAACGACTGCACTACCCCTCTGACGCCGCTGTGCACTCAGCCAGAACAAGTCATCAAGG GAGGCGCCAGTATCATACAGTGCCACATTCTGAACGACAAGAGACACATACTCACCAAAGATACCAACAACAACGTGGCCTTCTGGGACGTCCTGAAG GCTTGCAAGGGTGAAGACTTGGGGAAGGTGGAGTTCGATGAAGAGATTAAAAAGCGCTTCAAGATGGTCTACGTACCAAACTGGTTCTCTGTCGATCTTAAAACTGGG ATGCTCACCATCACGTTGGACGAGAGCGACTGCTTCGCTGCCTGGGTGTCTGCAAAGGACGCTGGCTTTTCAAGCTCCGATGGATCCGACCCGAAGC TGAACCTCGGTGGACTGCTGCTCCAGGCTCTGCTGGAGTTCTGGCCCAGGACTCGCATCAACCCCATGGACGAGGACGAGAACGAGGGGATCCACG TGAACGGAGAGCAGGAGAACCGGGTCCAGAAGGGAAACGGGTATTTCCAAGTGCCGCCACACACGCCCGTCATCTTTGGGGAAGCAGGAGGCAGAACTTTATTCAG GTTGCTATGTAGAGATTCAGGTGGAGAGACTGAGTCGATGCTGCTGAACGAGACGGTGCCGCAGTGGGTCATTGATATAACTGTAGAT AAAAATATGCCCAAGTTCAACAAAATCCCGTTCTACCTCCAGCCCCATTCTTCCTCCGGCGCGAAGACGCTGAAGAA GGATCGCCTCTCGGCCAGTGACATGCTCCAGGTGAGGAAGGTGATGGAGCATGTCTACGAGAAGATCATCAACCTGGACAACGAGTCGCAGACCACCAGCTCCTCGGCCAACGACAAGCCgggggagcaggagaaggaggaggacatggCCATGCTGGCAGAGGAGAAGATTGAACTAATGTGTCAAGACCAG GTTCTGGATCCCAACATGGACCTGCGAACAGTTAAACATTTCATCTGGAAGAGCGGGGGAGACTTGACGCTTCACTATAGGCAGAAGTCCACGTGA
- the LOC120815988 gene encoding Golgi reassembly-stacking protein 1: protein MGLSQSSEVTEGGTYGYHVHGVQPNSPAQMCGLQPFFDFILSLDNKRLNEESDLLKDVLKANTERAVMMQVYSTKTTRLRELEVMPSSLWGGQGLLGASVRFCSYYGANENVWHVLDVEANSPAGLAELQPHSDYIVGADQVLQDSEDFFSLIEAHEGKPLKLLVYNTETDACREVVVTPNGAWGGEGSLGCGIGYGYLHRIPALPDVSTGKNHTPAPEEEPVPELPTHGFTEAPLMAPSSQSVDVLDLQQEAPLPPPIQRVMDPGFSQSKVTVTNSEPANLTDRLDLSMSSIDMTNTFLTMHEEKEGEISGVEELEDSVLLSSSVDSQAEPQELSSQTAEEHASTDTLSDSGVPPAELSHLVTESTDPSGSQSPPTRDSSEPPGPAEDSPARASEDATWPAEEHAEPLDAADHCSHESAGEE, encoded by the exons ATGGGGCTATCACAGAGTTCAGAAGTGACCGAAGGAGGGACGTATGGATACCACGTGCACGGG GTGCAGCCCAACTCCCCGGCCCAGATGTGCGGGCTGCAGCCGTTCTTTGACTTCATCCTGTCGCTGGACAACAAGAGACTT AATGAAGAAAGTGACCTGCTGAAGGACGTCCTGAAGGCCAACACGGAGAGAGCGGTGATGATGCAGGTGTACAGCACTAAAACCACCAGGCTCCGTGAGCTGGAGGTGATGCCCAGCAGCCTGTGGGGAGGACAGGGCCTGCTAGGGGCCAGCGTTCGCTTCTGCAGCTACTATGGAGCCAATGAGAATGTCTGGCATGTTCTG GACGTTGAAGCAAATTCCCCTGCTGGCTTGGCAGAGCTTCAGCCACACAGTGACTACATCGTCGGAGCAGATCAAGTGTTGCAAGAT TCGGAAGACTTCTTTTCGCTGATTGAGGCCCACGAAGGGAAGCCGCTGAAGCTGCTGGTGTACAACACAGAAACCGATGCCTGCAGAGAGGTGGTGGTCACACCAAACGGGGCGTGGGGCGGAGAGGGCAG TTTGGGCTGCGGCATCGGTTATGGCTACTTGCACCGAATCCCAGCTCTACCTGATGTTTCCACGGGAAAGAATCACACGCCTGCTCCTGAGGAGGAGCCCGTCCCGGAGCTGCCCACCCACGGGTTCACAGAG GCACCATTGATGGCGCCTTCCAGTCAAAGTGTGGATGTGTTAGACCTTCAGCAGGAAGCTCCTCTACCTCCCCCCATACAGAGGGTCATGGACCCCG gtTTCTCACAGTCAAAAGTGACCGTGACAAACTCCGAACCGGCAAACCTGACGGACAGACTGGATCTGTCCATGTCGTCCATCGACATGACCAACACCTTTCTGACTATGCAtgaggagaaagaaggagagatcTCTGGTGTTG aggagctggaggacagcgTGCTGCTTTCGTCGTCGGTGGACAGTCAGGCTGAGCCACAGGAGCTGAGCTCCCAGACGGCCGAGGAGCACGCCTCCACGGACACTTTGTCTGATTCAGGCGTGCCGCCAGCggaactgtcccacctggtcACAGAGTCCACGGACCCCAGCGGCAGCCAAAGTCCGCCCACGCGTGACTCGTCCGAGCCCCCCGGCCCGGCGGAGGATTCTCCTGCGCGGGCCAGCGAGGACGCCACGTGGCCGGCGGAGGAGCATGCAGAGCCTCTGGATGCAGCGGACCACTGCAGCCACGAGAGCGCCGGGGAGGAGTGA
- the LOC120816312 gene encoding cysteine/serine-rich nuclear protein 1-like: MRGVLKRKLDEIPDYSSSSPPSSLSSTASSEWESDGESGTDHPGLPLGGPPSHATVRSILKRPGFASAQNNVRFDRVTVFGFPRCQGFSSVPSHGGATLGMARRHSHRQSYTLAEHALERRHARRERLRERRRTERLEALKRNLISSGAMDQREAERFTVDQIPDEDGDVQVIEAQLEDAGFLQPYSSKQRQALLQAAGVKRVDREEKRQLHALRVSREACGCDCRGFCEPETCACSQAGITCQVDRSNFPCGCTKEGCGNTRGRIEFNATRVHTHYLHTVMKLELERRLQDETPGRDDQTGLPDDLGEYEDQDKASAVQSTQDQGCPFGLITEEDGLPLTMPATPPFHFAPERLAVEENSCSSDMTDSSCSSSDSDAGRGLSGSQSLPGVDAGLTGALSICDSENDNHRTRSQTQHPGEALTQHSGLHRGGPLTAHAATDSVSRSSQTDYLDENANQARDFFDSNALEDFPNTPSPTVDSFSGGYMDLSLSSDSDMEFFDSDCASGPLHSSFKVHRHPDSVCHLQLFSSVHLPRYEWSTDLLESLIGLTEAGSEQGGAASGTRLS, translated from the exons ATGAGAGGCGTCCTGAAGAGAAAGCTAGATGAGATTCCCGACtactcctcctcatctcctccgtcctccctctcctccaccgcctcctcgGAGTGGGAGTCCGATGGGGAGAGCGGCACTGACCACCCGGGTCTCCCGCTCGGCGGCCCCCCATCACACGCCA CGGTTCGGTCCATCCTGAAGCGGCCCGGCTTCGCAAGTGCACAAAACAACGTGCGCTTTGACCGGGTCACCGTGTTCGGCTTCCCGCGCTGCCAGGGCTTCAGCAGCGTGCCCAGCCACGGGGGCGCCACCCTGGGCATGGCGCGGCGGCACAGCCACCGGCAGAGCTACACGCTGGCGGAGCACGCGCTGGAGCGCCGGCACGCTCGCAGAGAGAGGCTCCGGGAGAGGcggaggacagagaggctggAGGCGCTGAAACGCAAC CTGATCAGCAGCGGGGCAATGGaccagagagaggcagagcggTTCACGGTGGACCAGATCCCGGATGAAGACGGCGACGTCCAAGTCATTGAGGCCCAGCTGGAGGACGCCGGCTTCCTTCAGCCGTACTCCTCCAAACAGCGGCAGGCTCTGCTGCAGGCGGCGGGGGTGAAGCGCGTAgaccgggaggagaagaggcagCTCCACGCCCTGCGCGTCTCCAGGGAGGCCTGCGGGTGTGACTGCCGAGGCTTTTGTGAGCCGGAGACCTGCGCGTGCAGCCAGGCCGGAATCACGTGCCAG GTGGACCGCTCAAACTTCCCATGTGGCTGCACCAAAGAAGGCTGTGGAAACACTCGGGGCCGCATCGAGTTCAACGCCACACGTGTGCACACTCATTACCTCCACACCGTCATGAAACTTGAActggagcggcgactgcaggatGAAACACCGGGACGAGACGACCAGACGGGACTTCCGGACGACCTTGGAGAATACGAGGACCAGGACAAGGCCTCTGCGGTGCAGAGCACCCAGGACCAGGGCTGCCCCTTTGGGCTCATCACGGAGGAAGACGGCCTTCCCCTCACCATGCCCGCCACGCCTCCCTTCCATTTCGCGCCAGAGCGGTTGGCGGTGGAGGagaacagctgcagcagcgacatgactgactcctcctgctcctcctctgactctgacgCAGGACGAGGCCTCAGTGGGAGCCAGAGTCTCCCCGGCGTGGACGCAGGGCTGACGGGTGCTCTCAGCATCTGTGACTCTGAAAATGATAACCACCGGACGCGCAGCCAAACGCAGCACCCGGGAGAAGCACTAACGCAGCACAGCGGCCTTCACCGCGGGGGGCCGCTCACGGCCCACGCAGCCACAGACAGCGTAAGCAGGTCCTCGCAGACCGATTACCTCGACGAAAATGCAAACCAAGCCAGAGACTTCTTTGACAGTAACGCTCTCGAGGACTTCcccaacaccccctcccccactgtgGACTCTTTTTCAGGCGGGTACATGGACCTGAGTCTGTCCTCTGACTCGGACATGGAGTTCTTTGACAGCGACTGCGCCTCCGGGCCTCTACACAGCTCTTTCAAAGTGCACAGACACCCAGACAGCGTTTGCCACCTGCAGCTGTTTAGCTCTGTTCATTTGCCACGTTACGAGTGGAGCACCGACCTGCTGGAGTCTCTGATCGGCCTGACGGAGGCCGGCTCGGAGCAGGGTGGTGCCGCCAGTGGCACTCGGCTTTCGTAG